In the Bacillus sp. HSf4 genome, CTTCTTCTGACAAAGGCTCGCTGTAATTGAGGACGAGCAGGATCAGATCCGCTTCTTTTAACACCTGTCTGGAGCGTTCGACACCGATGCGCTCGACGATATCCTCTGTCTCACGGATTCCCGCTGTATCAACAAGACGCAGAGGCACGCCTCTGACATTCACGTATTCTTCAATGACATCCCTCGTCGTACCGGGGATGTCCGTTACAATGGCCTTCGTTTCATGGACGAGGCTGTTTAACAGCGATGATTTGCCGACATTCGGCCGCCCGATAATCACCGTTGAAATGCCTTCTCTTAATATTTTACCCTGTTCTGATGTCGTAAGGAGCGCTTCGATCTCTTTTTTGACTTTTGTCGCCTTTTCAATCAGCATGTTGTGCGTCATTTCTTCAACATCATCGTATTCCGGGTAGTCAATATTTACTTCAACATGCGCCAATGTCTCAAGAATCTCGGCTCTCAATCGTTTGATCAGTGAAGAAAGCCTTCCTTCCATCTGATTCATGGCGACATTCATCGCGCGGTCCGTCTTGGCTCTGATCAGATCCATAACAGCCTCAGCCTGGGAAAGGTCGATTCTTCCGTTTAAAAAGGCTCTTTTCGTAAATTCTCCAGGCTCTGCAAGTCTCGCTCCTTCTCTTAAGACAAGCTGGAGCACTTGATTGACCGTCACGATTCCGCCGTGGCAGTTGATTTCCACGATATCTTCTCTTGTGAAAGTTTTCGGCGCTTTTAATACGGAAACCATGACTTCTTCAACGACCTTTTCCGTTTCCGGATCGACAATATGGCCGTAATTAATGGTATGTGAATCAACAGAGCGCAAACGTTTTCCGCTCGGGCCTTGATATACTTTATCGGCAATCGAAATCGCTTCAGGGCCGCTCATCCGTACGATCGCAATCGCTCCTTCACCCATCGGCGTTGAAATCGCAGCGATTGTATCCATGGCTTTCACCTCTCTTTTTCATTCCTTTATCTATTATCCCCATTTGACGGATCATCTTCCAAACATCATAAATGGATAAAAACTTTTATTGTAATCAAAATTTAAAGATAACATAGTTTCAATTGAAGTGAAAGTGACTTGAATCGTTATCCACAACTGCAGAAAGCCACCATTACTTACTTTAACTTATCCACATGTGAATAACAATTAAATTTGTTTTTCATCAACAGCTTACACCTAAAAATAAGGAACTTAAACCGACAGGCGCAGCATAAATCATTTTTGACAATACAAAAAACCGAAGTCCCGTTTTTCAGAACTTCGGTTTTCATGTTATTTTTTATATGAGATGACGAGGTGACGG is a window encoding:
- the mnmE gene encoding tRNA uridine-5-carboxymethylaminomethyl(34) synthesis GTPase MnmE, translated to MDTIAAISTPMGEGAIAIVRMSGPEAISIADKVYQGPSGKRLRSVDSHTINYGHIVDPETEKVVEEVMVSVLKAPKTFTREDIVEINCHGGIVTVNQVLQLVLREGARLAEPGEFTKRAFLNGRIDLSQAEAVMDLIRAKTDRAMNVAMNQMEGRLSSLIKRLRAEILETLAHVEVNIDYPEYDDVEEMTHNMLIEKATKVKKEIEALLTTSEQGKILREGISTVIIGRPNVGKSSLLNSLVHETKAIVTDIPGTTRDVIEEYVNVRGVPLRLVDTAGIRETEDIVERIGVERSRQVLKEADLILLVLNYSEPLSEEDVKLFEATKGMDLIVIVNKTDLEQQLDLDRVAELASGRPVVTTSLLKEEGIDELEEAIQSLFFTGAIESGDLTYVSNTRHISLLHEAKRAITDALEGIENDVPIDMVQIDLTKCWEVLGEIIGDAVHESLIDQLFSQFCLGK